A window of Helicobacter pylori genomic DNA:
TTTAAGGGCTAGTTTTTTAGAAATCAAAGAGTATGAAATTAAAGAGAGGGAAAATTATGCCGTTTTCTAAAAGTTTAGAAAATCTCATTAACCCTTTTAAACGCATCAAAAACCGCTCGCTTGTGTTGGCGCTAGGGTTTTTGATCCTTACTTTTTGCTTGCTTCTTTTTTTGGTTTTGAGCGATATTTCTAGGCTCATATCCGGTAAGGACTTTTTCTATGTGATCCAATCCCACCCCAAACAAACTTTAATTGAAGATGAAAATTATTTTTATGCCAATAAAGGGCTTTATAAAACCAACAAAGAAGCTTTTTTAAGAACTTATAAAATCCCAGAAAACATGCCCATAGAAAGACGAGAAAATTTAAGCAAGGGTTCTAAAATGAATCTAGCGTTGCTTTTTTTTATTTCTAGCATGCTTTTTGGGATCTTTTGGCGTTTGCCCAAACGATTGAATGCTAAACCGAGTTTAGAGAGCGTGCATAAAGACGAATTAGAAAACGCATTCCAACGATACGACACTTTAGGGGTGCGTTTTGAAGATATTGCAGGGGTGAATGAAGTTAAAGAAGAATTGTTAGAAGTGATAGACTATTTAAAAAACCCTAGAAAATACCAGGATTTAGGGATCTTTCTCCCTAAAGGCGTGCTTTTAATCGGGCCTCCTGGAGTGGGGAAAACGATGATCGCTAAAGCGTTAGCGAGTGAAGCTAAAGTGCCGTTTTTTTATGAAAGCGGGAGCGCGTTTTCTCAAATTTATGTGGGCGCTGGGGCTAAAAAAGTGCATGAACTTTTCATGCATGCCAAAAAACATTCCCCCTCTATTATTTTTATTGATGAAATTGATGCTTTGGGTAAGGCTAGGGGAGGGCATCGAAGCGATGAAAGAGAAGCCACGCTCAACCAGCTTTTAACCGAAATGGATGGGTTTTTGCAAAATGATGAGGTGGTGGTGATAGGAGCGACTAACCAAATGGAAGTGATGGATGAAGCGCTATTAAGGAGCAAGCGCTTTGATCGGCGTATTTTCATTTCTTTACCGGATTTATTAGAAAGACAAAGCATTTTAGAAAAGCTTTTAGAAAATAAAAAACATGCGCTAGACTATCTTAAGATCGCTAAAATTTGCGTGGGTTTTAGTGGGGCGATGTTGGCGACTTTAATCAACGAAAGCGCTCTAAACGCCCTAAAACACCAGCGAACAGAAATCACTCATAGCGATATTTTAGAAGTGAAAGACAAGATCGCTTATGGCAAGAAAAAGCCCCAAACTTTAGATGAAAACCAAAAGGAATTGGTCGCTTTGTATCAAAGCGCGAAAGCCTTAAGTGCGTATTGGCTAGAAATTGAATTTGATAAAGCGCCTTTATTGGGGGAATTTATTGCGTTTAATGAAAATAAAATCCATAGCGAAAGCGAGGTTAAAAATTATATTAAAGTGTATTTGAGCGGGACGATTATTTTAGAGCTGCTTTATAAAGAGCGTTATAGTTTGTCCAAACAAGACTTGCAAAAAGCGAAATTTTTGAATGAATTTATGGCTAGCGAGCTTCTTTTAACCCCTACAAAAGAGTCTTTAAGCGTTCTTTATGAAGAGCAATTGGAGTTTTTAAAACCCCAAATTGCAGCTTGCAAGCGGTTGAGCGCTTTGCTGTTAGAGCAAGAATATTTAGAGCATTCTAATTTGTATGATTTATTGAATGGGTGAAAATGCGTTTTTTTAGCGGTTTTGGGTTTGTTAATGAAAGCGTGTTGTTTGAAGAGTGGCTTTTAAAAGGGGCTTATGATGTCTCAGGCTTTTCTATGGGGGCTATTAAAGCGATAGAATACGCTTACAATGAAGTCTTGCAACAACGCCGCATTAATTCTTTATTATTGTTTTCGCCTTGCATGTTAGCTCATAAGAGTTTGGCGTTCAAACGCTTGCAACTTTCTTCTTTTCAAAAAGACCCGCAAAATTACATGGATAACTTTTATCAAGCCGTGGGCTTAAACGCCCGATTGGAGCACTTTAAAAAAAGGGGTTCTTTAGAAGAATTGGAATTTTTATTGAATTACAAGTATAGTGATCATACAATTAGAATTTTATTAGAAAAAGGCGTGAAAATTGAAGTGTTTGTCGGCTTGGAAGACAAAATTACTGATATTCAAGCTTTGTTGGAATTTTTCATGCCTTTAGTTCAAGTGTGGCAGTTTAAAGGCTGTAACCATTTGTTGCAAAAATCTTAAAAAAGGTGGAAAATGAAAAAAATTAGTTTAGGGGTGTATTTGCTTCTTTTAGGCATTTTGGGTGGCTCTTTGATCACTTTAGGGATGATGGTTGCACCGATTGTTTTCAAAGCCCCAAGCATTCTACCTGAGTTTAATTTGACTTTATTGGAGAGCGGGAAACTCATGGCGCAAATCATTGTGCGCTTCAATTATCTTTTGGGCGCGATGGGGTTTATAGTGTTACTTTATGAAATCATTTCCTTTATTTACTCTAAAAGATCGTTCGTGTATTTGACCCTTGGCGTGGCGATAGGGGTGTTGTGCTTGCTCTTTGTTTTTTATTACACGCCTTATATTTTAAACGCTCAAAAAATAGGCGAATCTGTGCTTCAAAGTAATGAATTTGCCCGCTCGCATGCTCAAAGCGAATGGCTGTTTAAGGAATTGCTTGTGTTGGTGTGCGCTTTGTTTTTCTTGCGTTTGTTTAGCAAAAACTCGGCTTGATTAAAGGGGAGGGTTTTTGTTACTATCTCAGCAAAAAGAAAGCAGTATTTAATGAAAAAGTTTAAAAAGAAATCAAAAAAACGATCGCATCAAAAAATCATCTTAAAGCGTTCTTTATGGATTATGCCTTTACTCATCAGTGGGTTTGCTAGTGGGGTGTATGCGAATGGGACGGATATTTTGGGGCTTAGTTGGGGGGAAAAAAGCCAAAAGGTATGCGTGCATCATCCATGGTATGCTCTATGGAGTTGCGATAAATGGGAGGAAAAAACACAACAATACATAGGAAACCAACTCATCACAAAAACTTGGGCGGGGGGTAATGCGGCTAATTATTACCACACTCAAAACAACCAAAATATTACAGCTAATTTAAAAAATGATAACGGCACTTATTTTTTAAGCGGTCTGTATAACTACACCGGAGGGGAATATAATGGGGGGAATTTAGACATTGAATTAGGCAGTAACGCTACTTTTAATTTGGGTGCGAATAGTGGGAATAGTTTCACTTCTTGGTATCCTAACGGGCATACTAATGTTACTTTTAGTGCTGGGACTATCAATGTGGATAACAGCGTAGAAGTGGGCAATCGTGTGGGATCAGGAGCTGGCACGCACACGGGCACAGCCACTTTAAATTTGAACGCCAATAAGGTTACTATCAATTCCAATATCAGCGCGTATAAAACTTCGCAAGTGAATGTGGGCAATGCTAACAGCGCTATTACAATAAGCTCAGCCACTTTAAGTGGGGATACTTGCAGTTCGTTAGCTAAAGTTGGCGTAGGAGCTAATTGCTCTAGTGCTGGGCCTAGCTATTCTTTTAAAGGGAATGTAAGCACTACTAACACGACTTTTAATAATGCAAGCGGTAGTTTCACTTTTGAAGAGAACGCTACTTTTAGCGGGGCGAAATTGAATGGGGGGGCATTCACTTTCAATAAAGAAGTTAGCGCTACCAATAACACTGCCTTTAATAGCGGTAATTTTACTTTTAAAGAGAATGCCACTTTTAATGGCGCTTCATTTAGTAACGCTGTATACACTTTCAACAATCAAGCCACTTTCCAAAACAGCTCCTTTAATGGGGGGACATTCACTTTCAATAACCAAAACAATCAAACTAATAACGCTCAGCACCCCCAAATTGTGTTTGAAAACAGCTCTTTTAGTGGCAACGCTACCACTATCAAGGGTTCTGTGAATTTTCAACAGGCTTTTAACAATTCAAACCAACAACTAACGATCCAAAACGCTTCGTTCAATAACGCCACTTTCAACAATACCGGTAAAATCACCATTAACGAGAATGCGAGCTTTAATCACACGGCATTCAACACTCCTATTGACACAAACAACATGACCATTACCGGCGGTGTTACTTTAAGCGGTAAGAATGACTTGAAAAATGG
This region includes:
- a CDS encoding AAA family ATPase — translated: MPFSKSLENLINPFKRIKNRSLVLALGFLILTFCLLLFLVLSDISRLISGKDFFYVIQSHPKQTLIEDENYFYANKGLYKTNKEAFLRTYKIPENMPIERRENLSKGSKMNLALLFFISSMLFGIFWRLPKRLNAKPSLESVHKDELENAFQRYDTLGVRFEDIAGVNEVKEELLEVIDYLKNPRKYQDLGIFLPKGVLLIGPPGVGKTMIAKALASEAKVPFFYESGSAFSQIYVGAGAKKVHELFMHAKKHSPSIIFIDEIDALGKARGGHRSDEREATLNQLLTEMDGFLQNDEVVVIGATNQMEVMDEALLRSKRFDRRIFISLPDLLERQSILEKLLENKKHALDYLKIAKICVGFSGAMLATLINESALNALKHQRTEITHSDILEVKDKIAYGKKKPQTLDENQKELVALYQSAKALSAYWLEIEFDKAPLLGEFIAFNENKIHSESEVKNYIKVYLSGTIILELLYKERYSLSKQDLQKAKFLNEFMASELLLTPTKESLSVLYEEQLEFLKPQIAACKRLSALLLEQEYLEHSNLYDLLNG
- the bioV gene encoding pimelyl-ACP methyl ester esterase BioV is translated as MRFFSGFGFVNESVLFEEWLLKGAYDVSGFSMGAIKAIEYAYNEVLQQRRINSLLLFSPCMLAHKSLAFKRLQLSSFQKDPQNYMDNFYQAVGLNARLEHFKKRGSLEELEFLLNYKYSDHTIRILLEKGVKIEVFVGLEDKITDIQALLEFFMPLVQVWQFKGCNHLLQKS
- a CDS encoding DUF4149 domain-containing protein → MKKISLGVYLLLLGILGGSLITLGMMVAPIVFKAPSILPEFNLTLLESGKLMAQIIVRFNYLLGAMGFIVLLYEIISFIYSKRSFVYLTLGVAIGVLCLLFVFYYTPYILNAQKIGESVLQSNEFARSHAQSEWLFKELLVLVCALFFLRLFSKNSA